The following proteins come from a genomic window of Montipora capricornis isolate CH-2021 chromosome 9, ASM3666992v2, whole genome shotgun sequence:
- the LOC138016829 gene encoding signal peptidase complex subunit 3-like, with product MNTFLSRLNTVFAFTLTVLATLTLSCFLSTFHNTNQAQVLLQTKKVLVKNVQDFGVSKDKNDLGFITFDLQTNLKGIFNWNVKQLFLYLTAEYSTKSNKFNQVVIWDKIILRGDNAFLDYHGINTKYYFFDDGMGLKGNKNVSLYLSWNVIPNAGILPMITQKNKFYFDFPEEYTVNRGGFDRLK from the exons ATGAACACTTTTCTATCTCGTTTAAACACCGTGTTTGCCTTTACCCTCACAGTGTTGGCGACTCTGACGCTTTCATGTTTTCTATCAACTTTTCATAACACAAATCAAGCCCAAGTACTTCTTCAAACAAAGAAGGTTTTGGT GAAAAATGTTCAAGACTTTGGCGTTAGCAAGGACAAGAATGACTTGGGTTTCATTACGTTTGACCTACAAACTAAT TTGAAGGGTATTTTCAACTGGAATGTCAAGCAGCTTTTCCTTTATTTAACAGCCGAATATTCCACCAAGAGTAAT AAATTTAATCAAGTGGTGATATGGGACAAGATCATCCTTCGAGGAGACAATGCATTTCTCGACTACCATGGCATCAATACAAAATACTACTTCTTTGATGATGGCATGGGACTTaa GGGAAACAAAAATGTCAGCCTTTACTTGTCCTGGAATGTGATTCCCAATGCTGGAATCCTTCCAATGATAACACAGAAGAACAAGTTCTATTTTGACTTTCCTGAAGAATACACTGTAAACAGGGGCGGATTTGATAGATTAAAGTAA